Proteins encoded in a region of the Vicia villosa cultivar HV-30 ecotype Madison, WI linkage group LG5, Vvil1.0, whole genome shotgun sequence genome:
- the LOC131607339 gene encoding RGS1-HXK1-interacting protein 1-like gives MAETDSLPSSNGEDAPPLPTSASASLSSIAENFQRSAIESARTMQHSSSTHFHTFQKFLPEVVSQYRTYEDAFFSKVKDGLMVARENPALGVGFAVSAALLAMRAPRRFLFRQTLGRFQSEEARYASAEKSVKDLNLSVNLLTKESIKLLQRTALAEKEMKYGHNELMNTGAQLQRLAKSSYKVEARAIDLIDRLRDIPSRDALALRAEVASLTSNLKRQRSVLDKRIMKISELGISV, from the exons ATGGCAGAGACAGATTCGTTGCCCTCTTCCAACGGAGAAGACGCGCCCCCCTTGCCGACTTCGGCCTCCGCATCACTATCGTCGATTGCAGAAAATTTTCAGCGTTCTGCAATTGAATCTGCTCGTACTATGCAACACAGCTCTTCCACTCATTTTCATACCTTTCAG AAGTTTTTACCGGAAGTAGTGTCACAGTATAGAACTTATGAAGATGCTTTCTTCAGTAAAGTTAAAG ATGGCTTGATGGTAGCACGGGAGAATCCGGCTTTAGGTGTTGGTTTTGCTGTTTCTGCTGCCCTTCTTGCTATGAGAG CTCCAAGAAGATTTCTGTTTCGTCAAACATTGGGTCGATTTCAGAGTGAAGAG GCACGATATGCAAGTGCTGAGAAGAGTGTGAAGGACTTGAACCTCTCAGTAAATTTACTGACGAAAGAGAGCATAAAATTGCTTCAAAGGACAGCTCTTGCTGAAAAGGAAATGAAATATGGGCATAACGAACTGAT GAACACTGGAGCCCAATTACAACGGCTGGCAAAATCATCATACAAGGTTGAAGCCAGAGCTATTG ATTTAATAGACAGGCTGCGCGATATACCTAGTCGGGATGCTCTGGCACTTCGAGCTGAG GTTGCCTCTTTGACTTCAAATTTGAAGCGGCAGAGATCGGTGCTGGACAAACGGATAATGAAGATATCCGAGTTAGGGATTTCTGTGTGA